A single region of the Streptomyces caelestis genome encodes:
- the iolD gene encoding 3D-(3,5/4)-trihydroxycyclohexane-1,2-dione acylhydrolase (decyclizing) — MSAPTRRLTTAQALVRFLSAQYTERDGVRRRLIAGTWGIFGHGNVAGVGQALMEAGIGPGAVMPFHQGRNEQSMVHAAVGYARQLNRLSAQAVTTSIGPGATNLVTGAALATINRLPVLLLPGDYFATHSADPLLQQLEHPVEADVSVNDTLRPVSRYFDRITRPEALIPSALQAMRVLADPAETGAVTLALPQDVQAEAYDWPEEFFAERVWYVRRPAPDPVELTAAVEAIRSAERPLIVAGGGVHHSEAEAALKELVDATGIPVASTQAGKGSLRHDHPADLGGIGHTGTAVSDDLARTADLVIGVGTRYTDFTTASGTLFQNPGVRFLNLNITGFDAHKLAAGTLVCDAKSGLQLLREALAGHRVEASYEAEYRAGKERWDEVVEAAYRAADESAVPTQTQVLGALDAAVGDDDVVINAAGSLPGDLHKLWRSRSPRQYHLEYGYSCMGYEIPAGIGVQQAAPGTPVWALVGDGTYLMMPTEIVTAVQEGLPLNIVLIQNHGYASIGGLSEETGGERFGTAYRFRAADGTFTGAPLPVDLAANAASLGMDVLRAKTVRELREALATARASDRPTCVYVETDPAPTAPPAEAWWDVPVAETASREAAVEARERYDRQVAGRRRHL; from the coding sequence ATGAGCGCCCCCACCCGCCGACTGACGACCGCCCAGGCCCTGGTGCGGTTCCTGTCCGCCCAGTACACCGAGCGGGACGGCGTGCGACGCCGGCTGATCGCCGGGACCTGGGGCATCTTCGGCCACGGCAACGTGGCCGGTGTCGGCCAGGCGCTGATGGAGGCAGGCATCGGGCCAGGCGCCGTCATGCCGTTCCACCAGGGCCGCAACGAGCAGTCCATGGTGCACGCGGCGGTCGGCTACGCCCGGCAGCTCAACCGCCTGTCCGCGCAGGCGGTGACGACCTCGATCGGCCCGGGCGCCACCAACCTGGTCACCGGCGCGGCCCTGGCGACGATCAACCGGCTGCCGGTGCTGCTCCTGCCCGGCGACTACTTCGCCACGCACTCGGCCGACCCGCTGCTCCAGCAGCTGGAGCACCCGGTCGAGGCCGACGTGTCGGTCAACGACACCCTGCGCCCGGTGTCCAGGTACTTCGACCGGATCACCCGCCCCGAGGCGCTGATCCCCTCGGCGCTCCAGGCGATGCGCGTGCTCGCCGACCCGGCCGAGACCGGCGCCGTCACCCTGGCCCTCCCCCAGGACGTGCAGGCGGAGGCGTACGACTGGCCGGAGGAGTTCTTCGCCGAGCGCGTCTGGTACGTACGGCGTCCCGCGCCGGACCCGGTGGAGCTGACGGCGGCCGTCGAGGCGATCCGGTCGGCCGAGCGGCCGCTGATCGTGGCGGGCGGCGGCGTCCACCACAGCGAGGCCGAGGCCGCGCTGAAGGAGCTCGTGGACGCCACCGGCATCCCGGTCGCCTCGACCCAGGCGGGCAAGGGGTCACTGCGCCACGACCACCCCGCCGACCTCGGCGGCATCGGCCACACCGGCACGGCCGTCAGCGACGACCTCGCCCGCACCGCCGATCTCGTCATCGGCGTCGGCACCCGCTACACGGACTTCACCACGGCCTCCGGCACGCTCTTCCAGAACCCGGGCGTGCGGTTCCTCAACCTCAACATCACCGGCTTCGACGCGCACAAGCTGGCGGCGGGGACGCTGGTCTGCGACGCGAAGTCCGGTCTCCAACTGCTCCGAGAGGCACTCGCCGGTCACCGCGTGGAGGCTTCCTACGAAGCCGAGTACCGCGCCGGCAAGGAGCGCTGGGACGAGGTCGTCGAGGCGGCCTACCGCGCCGCCGACGAGAGCGCGGTCCCGACCCAGACGCAGGTGCTCGGCGCGCTGGACGCGGCCGTGGGCGACGACGACGTGGTGATCAACGCGGCCGGTTCGCTCCCCGGCGACCTGCACAAGCTGTGGCGCTCCCGCAGCCCGCGCCAGTACCACCTGGAGTACGGCTACTCCTGCATGGGCTACGAGATCCCGGCCGGCATCGGCGTCCAGCAGGCCGCCCCCGGCACGCCGGTGTGGGCGCTGGTCGGTGACGGCACCTACCTGATGATGCCGACGGAGATCGTCACGGCCGTCCAGGAGGGCCTGCCGCTCAACATCGTCCTCATCCAGAACCACGGCTACGCCTCCATCGGCGGTCTGTCGGAGGAGACCGGCGGCGAGCGGTTCGGCACCGCCTACCGCTTCCGGGCGGCCGACGGCACGTTCACCGGCGCCCCGCTGCCCGTCGACCTGGCCGCCAACGCGGCGAGCCTCGGCATGGACGTCCTGCGCGCCAAGACCGTGCGCGAGCTGCGCGAGGCGCTGGCCACGGCCCGGGCATCCGACCGGCCGACGTGCGTGTACGTCGAGACCGACCCGGCCCCGACCGCTCCCCCGGCCGAGGCCTGGTGGGACGTGCCGGTCGCCGAGACCGCCTCCCGCGAGGCCGCCGTCGAGGCCCGCGAGCGCTACGACCGGCAGGTCGCCGGACGCCGTCGCCACCTCTGA
- the iolB gene encoding 5-deoxy-glucuronate isomerase: MTYHLPAGKALGGPYIVDVTPEKAGWGYSSLRILELPPGGRHSFDSGDSEWIVVPLSGGCTVAATDDFGQETFELQGRRDVFSGVSDFAYVPRDARATVTSAAGGRFALTGARCTRRLPARYGPASEVPVELRGTGNCSRQVNNFGAAGVFECDKLIAVEVITPGGNWSSFPPHKHDEHRPGEESVLEEIYYFEFAGHDGIPGLGYQRVSPSGPGRDTDVLAEVRDGDVVLIPDGWHGPSMATPGHHMYYLNVMAGPEAERAWLICDHPDHAWVRDTWPDQPVDPRLPLYTAPETSA; this comes from the coding sequence ATGACGTATCACCTTCCCGCCGGTAAGGCCCTCGGCGGCCCCTACATCGTCGACGTCACGCCCGAGAAGGCCGGCTGGGGTTACTCCAGCCTGCGGATCCTGGAGCTGCCGCCGGGCGGCAGGCACTCCTTCGATTCCGGCGACAGCGAGTGGATCGTCGTCCCGCTGAGCGGCGGCTGCACGGTCGCCGCGACCGACGACTTCGGCCAGGAGACCTTCGAGCTCCAGGGCCGCCGGGACGTCTTCAGCGGCGTCAGCGACTTCGCGTACGTGCCGCGCGACGCCCGGGCGACGGTGACGTCCGCCGCCGGCGGGCGGTTCGCGCTGACCGGCGCGCGCTGCACCCGTCGGCTGCCCGCCCGCTACGGCCCGGCCTCCGAGGTGCCCGTGGAGCTGCGGGGCACCGGCAACTGCTCCCGGCAGGTCAACAACTTCGGCGCGGCCGGGGTCTTCGAGTGCGACAAACTCATCGCGGTCGAGGTGATCACCCCGGGCGGCAACTGGTCGTCGTTCCCGCCGCACAAGCACGACGAGCACCGGCCGGGCGAGGAGTCCGTGCTGGAGGAGATCTACTACTTCGAGTTCGCGGGCCACGACGGCATCCCCGGCCTCGGCTACCAGCGCGTCTCCCCGTCCGGCCCGGGCCGCGACACCGACGTGCTCGCGGAGGTCCGCGACGGCGACGTCGTCCTGATCCCGGACGGCTGGCACGGGCCGTCGATGGCCACGCCCGGCCACCACATGTACTACCTCAACGTCATGGCGGGCCCCGAGGCCGAGCGCGCCTGGCTGATCTGCGACCACCCCGACCACGCCTGGGTCCGCGACACCTGGCCGGACCAGCCGGTCGACCCCCGGCTCCCCCTCTACACCGCCCCGGAGACCTCCGCATGA
- a CDS encoding Cgl0159 family (beta/alpha)8-fold protein yields the protein MNIGIPDLTTVRARNPEAVAEAAARRVRRPLIGDSGRLMIVAADHPARGALAVGDRRLAMADRADLLERLCVALSRPGVDGVLATADILEDLLLLGVLENKVVMGSMNRGGLAGATFEMDDRFTGHRAEDIARLRFDAAKLLVRIDYDDPGSLTTLESTARAIDAMAAMQLPLFVEPFISRRVDGKVRNDLSAEAVTRSIAIASGLGGTSAYTWLKLPVTDDPDDMAQVLETSTLPVVLLGGEVGGDQEGAYERWRKALRLPTVQGLVVGRSLLYPAEGSVEQAVDTAVGLL from the coding sequence TTGAACATCGGCATCCCCGACCTCACCACGGTCCGGGCCCGCAATCCCGAGGCCGTCGCCGAGGCGGCGGCCCGCCGGGTGCGCCGCCCGCTGATCGGCGACAGCGGCCGGCTGATGATCGTGGCCGCCGACCACCCGGCGCGCGGCGCCCTCGCGGTCGGCGACCGGCGCCTGGCCATGGCCGACCGCGCCGATCTGCTGGAACGGCTCTGCGTCGCGCTGTCGAGGCCCGGGGTCGACGGGGTGCTCGCCACCGCCGACATCCTGGAGGACCTGCTCCTGCTCGGGGTGCTGGAGAACAAGGTCGTGATGGGCTCGATGAACCGCGGCGGCCTCGCCGGCGCCACGTTCGAGATGGACGACCGCTTCACCGGCCACCGCGCCGAGGACATCGCCCGGCTCCGCTTCGACGCGGCCAAGCTCCTGGTCCGCATCGACTACGACGACCCGGGCTCGCTCACCACCCTGGAGTCCACCGCCCGGGCGATCGACGCCATGGCGGCGATGCAACTCCCCCTGTTCGTCGAGCCGTTCATCTCCCGGCGGGTCGACGGCAAGGTGCGCAACGACCTGTCCGCCGAAGCCGTCACCCGGTCCATCGCGATCGCCTCGGGGCTGGGCGGCACCTCCGCCTACACCTGGCTGAAGCTGCCCGTCACCGACGACCCGGACGACATGGCCCAGGTCCTGGAGACCTCCACACTCCCCGTCGTGCTGCTCGGCGGCGAGGTCGGCGGCGACCAGGAGGGCGCCTACGAACGCTGGCGCAAGGCCCTGCGCCTGCCCACCGTGCAGGGTCTGGTGGTCGGGCGCTCGCTGCTCTACCCGGCCGAGGGCAGCGTGGAACAGGCGGTGGACACCGCCGTCGGCCTGTTGTGA
- the iolC gene encoding 5-dehydro-2-deoxygluconokinase codes for MAGPAQYFDLITMGRIGVDLYPLQTGVPLPQVETFGKFLGGSAANVAVAAARLGRRTALITRTGNDPFGTYLHEELRSFGVDDRWVTPVDAHPTPITFCEIFPPDDFPLYFYRRPKAPDLEIHTDELDFFAIRGARIFWITGTGLSEEPSRSATLAALKARDKAGITVFDLDWRPMFWADPEEARPYYREALRHATVAVGNLDECEIATGVREPQACADALLEAGVELAVVKQGPKGVLAVHRDGTRAEVPPVPVEVVNGLGAGDAFGGSLCHGLLAGWDLEKTMRHANAAGALVASRLACSSAMPAESEIEDLLAGASSPSTSH; via the coding sequence ATGGCCGGGCCAGCCCAGTATTTCGACTTGATCACGATGGGCCGCATCGGGGTCGACCTCTATCCCCTCCAGACCGGCGTCCCGCTGCCCCAGGTGGAGACGTTCGGGAAATTCCTTGGAGGTTCGGCGGCCAATGTGGCGGTCGCCGCGGCACGCCTCGGGCGCCGTACGGCGCTGATCACCCGGACCGGCAACGACCCCTTCGGCACCTATCTGCACGAGGAGCTGAGGTCCTTCGGCGTCGACGACCGCTGGGTCACCCCGGTCGACGCCCACCCGACGCCGATCACGTTCTGCGAGATCTTCCCGCCGGACGACTTCCCCCTGTACTTCTACCGCCGCCCCAAGGCCCCCGACCTGGAGATCCACACCGACGAGCTGGACTTCTTCGCGATCCGCGGGGCGAGGATCTTCTGGATCACCGGGACCGGCCTGAGCGAGGAGCCGAGCCGCTCCGCCACGCTCGCCGCCCTCAAGGCCCGCGACAAGGCGGGCATCACCGTCTTCGACCTCGACTGGCGGCCGATGTTCTGGGCCGACCCCGAGGAGGCCCGCCCGTACTACCGCGAGGCGCTGCGCCACGCCACCGTCGCGGTCGGCAACCTCGACGAGTGCGAGATCGCCACCGGTGTGCGCGAGCCGCAGGCCTGCGCCGACGCGCTGCTGGAGGCGGGCGTGGAACTGGCCGTCGTCAAGCAGGGCCCCAAGGGCGTCCTGGCCGTGCACCGCGACGGCACCCGGGCCGAGGTGCCGCCGGTGCCGGTCGAGGTGGTCAACGGCCTGGGCGCGGGCGACGCCTTCGGCGGTTCCCTCTGCCACGGCCTGCTCGCCGGGTGGGACCTGGAGAAGACCATGCGGCACGCCAACGCCGCCGGCGCCCTCGTCGCCTCACGCCTCGCCTGCTCCTCCGCGATGCCCGCCGAGTCCGAGATCGAGGACCTCCTCGCCGGGGCGTCGTCGCCGAGCACGAGTCACTGA
- a CDS encoding sugar ABC transporter substrate-binding protein, with the protein MDRSSHPRSRRFAPVVAVAAAAALTLAGCSSSSGGKKSEEGAANASAGKATTPRMTVALVTHQAPGDTFWDTVRKGAEAAAAKDNIKLVYSADPNAGNQANLVQNAIDQKVDGIAVTLAKPDALKGVIGKAEKSGIPVVGLNSGLSDWKKLNLLEFFGQDESVAGEAFGKKLNEVGAKKVLCVMQEQGNVGLTQRCDGVAKTFEGKVDPQNVNGTDMPSVKSTITAKLKQDPSIDYVVTLGAPFALTAVQSVSDAGSKAKIATFDLNKDLIKSIKAGDIQFAVDQQPYLQGYLAVDGLWLYKNNGNYSGGGEQPVLTGPAFVDKSNVDKIGEFAAKGTR; encoded by the coding sequence ATGGACCGCTCTTCTCACCCCCGCTCCCGTAGGTTCGCGCCGGTTGTCGCCGTTGCCGCGGCAGCGGCCCTGACCCTCGCCGGCTGCTCCAGCAGTTCCGGGGGCAAGAAGTCCGAGGAAGGCGCCGCCAACGCCTCCGCCGGCAAGGCGACCACGCCCCGCATGACCGTCGCCCTCGTCACCCACCAGGCGCCCGGCGACACCTTCTGGGACACCGTCCGCAAGGGTGCCGAGGCCGCCGCCGCCAAGGACAACATCAAGCTCGTCTACTCCGCCGACCCGAACGCGGGCAACCAGGCCAACCTGGTCCAGAACGCGATCGACCAGAAGGTCGACGGCATCGCCGTCACCCTCGCCAAGCCGGACGCCCTCAAGGGCGTCATAGGCAAGGCCGAGAAGTCCGGCATACCCGTGGTCGGACTCAACTCCGGCCTGAGCGACTGGAAGAAGCTCAACCTGCTGGAGTTCTTCGGCCAGGACGAGTCCGTCGCCGGCGAGGCCTTCGGCAAGAAGCTGAACGAGGTCGGCGCCAAGAAGGTCCTCTGCGTCATGCAGGAGCAGGGCAACGTCGGCCTCACCCAGCGCTGCGACGGCGTGGCCAAGACCTTCGAGGGCAAGGTCGACCCGCAGAACGTCAACGGCACCGACATGCCGTCCGTGAAGTCGACGATCACCGCCAAGCTGAAGCAGGACCCGTCCATCGACTACGTCGTCACCCTCGGCGCCCCCTTCGCGCTGACCGCGGTGCAGTCGGTCTCCGACGCCGGCAGCAAGGCGAAGATCGCCACCTTCGACCTGAACAAGGACCTGATCAAGTCCATCAAGGCCGGCGACATCCAGTTCGCCGTCGACCAGCAGCCCTACCTCCAGGGCTACCTGGCCGTCGACGGCCTGTGGCTCTACAAGAACAACGGCAACTACAGCGGCGGCGGCGAGCAGCCCGTGCTGACCGGCCCGGCCTTCGTCGACAAGTCCAACGTCGACAAGATCGGGGAGTTCGCCGCGAAGGGCACCCGGTGA